The window GTCAAGGTCTTGCAAGATATCAGGCTTTGTCTCGGGCAACTCCCCCGTTTGTTTGGGGGGCTCTCCAGAAGTCGGTTTACGTGTAAGTGATGGTTGGCGGGTAGCGAGCATAAAGTTGGCGTTTTGCAGTATCTCCAGCACATCATGCCACGCATTTCCTAGAGTGGATCCTAGTACCCTAGCGGTATTCACCATACTCCGCAAACACGCCAAATTCCTCTCCGACAAGCTTGGGGGACCCGTTGGGCCACCCCCGCccaaggaggaagcgaaTCCCAAAGCATCAGCTGCTATTCCACCTGAATTTCTCTGTGCATTGGGTGCTTCCATGTAAGATTGCATGGCGGACACTGCTGGAGGCGGTACAGCGTACTTGCCAAGGGTATTTAACAGGGCATCCCGAGGTGTATTGAGCCCTAACAGACCGCATGCCACTGTAAAGTTCTGAAGAGCGGTGAGGACCTCTGCGAAAAGGCTGTCGGATAGGTTTATGCCGATACAGTACGAAAGAGCTGCGAGAAGTGGTGGCCAGGCAGAGGAAGCCATGTCTTGGAGGGGCGCAGGTGGAGGGTTCTTGGAAGCAACAGTGATGTAAATGCCTTCTGCGATTGCGTCAAGAGATTGGAGGGCGACGAGATAGATATACGTTTCCGGAATGAGTGGTGCTTCAGCTTTATCGTGCTGTTCTATTCTAATTTACCGTCACCCATGAGCTCCTGATTACGATGGGGCTATACTCACAATCTTAGCTTCATAGCCGAATGCGATCCCAACCCTCCGCCACCAGCTCCCATCATGGCATTCACAGTCGACACTCCCACACTCGCTGCTGATGCCACCATGCCGAGACCCATGTCCAAGTAACCAGCGGCATGCAGGTTGGGATTTGAGCTCGAAAGATCCGTAGCTGGGACACCAAGGCCGTGCATTTGCGTGCCTATACCAAGCAATGCGGGTTTTTCGTTGACAAGATGACTGAGGGCAGAAACGATTCTGTTATACAGCTTTGGTCCTTCTGTTTTGTCGTAGTGCGTGTAGATATTTTGTAGCAAAGTGTAGTCACCACATATCCTGCGCGGGCTCAAGTCAAGTACACCCTTGCATTCAAGCTAATGAGAGGACTCACCCTCTCAGAATCTCCAGAGCCAAAACTCTCAACCATGGGGGAGtattttctttccctttacCTTCTTCCCGTTCCATATCGCCTGTACCAAGCTTGACAAGAGCGACAAGATATgtttcattctcctttggTAACTGGTCGATGAACGAACGGATCAAAAGGAATATCAGTCGACAAACACGAAGGGCTATAGGGAAAGTCGGCCTTTCTGCTAAAAGCTTGAGCAgtagaggatgaagagagtgTTGGAGGAGAAACAGTAACTCTGGCCGCTAGATTGATTTTTTCCACGTCAATAAATGCTGTGGCctggaaaaaaagggaacGAACCTTCTTAACACCATCTTCATACCCGCTTAATATACTCTCTATCAGCTCCAGCGCAAATGTTCTCTGCAGGGTATTCAACTTCAAGAGCTTTGGCTTCTCTTTATCTCCGCCCTTCCACAAATTGAACGCCGAGCCATGTGATCCTGCGGTAGCTGCTAAAAGACAAAGGTCGGAAAAGATATTGAATGCGTCCAGCGCGGAAGGGGTAACTTCTACAGTCTGTGGAGGATGCGAAGTAAGTGTTAAAGGGATGGCCGTCAGAGTTGAAGGGATAGAGCTGGATACAcggttgaagatgagcatGACGGCTTGTCGAAGTGTTGCAGCTGCCGTGGACGAGACTACAGATACACGCGAGTCTTGAAGCTTGAAACATAATAAAAGCGCCTTCATGAATAGGTCAGCCATAAGTATCCTGGCTATATTGGAAACGTACATTTCCAAGAACATCATCATGCACATCGGTGTTGAAGGTCAAAATGGACAGCAGTGTCTGGAGAAGCTTGAGCTGAATGTCTACTGCTTGATTTGCTACGCTTGTCAACGTGGCAAGCACTTGCGGTAGTTTTTCCTTCGCCATCCATAAGCATAAGCTTAATATATCTAACTCCTCAAGCGACTCACCGTTGGTAGACCTCCAAGCGATATCAGGCGTTGCAAAGCAGCGATACTTATCCCAATGATCTTGGCAGTCTTAGTTTTGCAGCCGAGAGTGATAGGTTCAAGTAGCGTTTCCGCATTATCTTATCATTCTGTCAGCTATGTCGCTTTAAAGCACGTCCATAAGGAGCAATGAGAGACCTACTCAGTAATGAGTCTCTCCGTAATGGCTCTTCTTTGAGAACTTCCAGCGCAGCCTCGCTAGCCTATCAACCATTAACATTATACCTCAtatctcatcttcagttTAGCTAATAACATACATCTTTGACCTCTGGATTCCGCCTTTTGGTCTCTACCATAAGAGCCTGGAGCTCCGATATCAACAGCTTGTGATCCTGCACAAGGAGATCGTCTTGTCAGCGACTAGCAAAGCGCCGGGTAAAAGAGTCGAGCTTACCATCTGACCGGACTTGGCGCTTGCCTGAGCTGCCATGGCTGGTGCTTGGAGCAGGCGAGGTAATGGTGTGCCTCTGCGGTGTATGCAATGTATATATGCATAGGATATACCACATGAAATGCTGTCGTCGCTTAGCAGCAGGTGGCCGCCCGGGGGGTTGGTGTTTGTGGTCGGCGGGGAGCGCTTTGCCTGCTACAAGCTTGCTTTATTTCACTGCGAGTATACTTCTTCCGAATTCTCGGAAGTGCTTGCCTAGAAATTGTTGCGTGATGTTATTCTACGAATGCATTAGCTTTtatatcctcttttccatctctcatctACCAGCTCAACATAAGCATACGAAACAGACATGGGCGGTCCCAATCGTGCGTATGACATACTACAACGACCACAAACTCCAACTGACGTTGGCCTTGGGCCTGCTTTTTCGCTATACGCACTCGAAAACAGTCGAGATCTTCAAATTCGGATTCTATCTCTTCACCCCTATCTATGTGATGCTCAAGTTTGGCGACCCAGAATGGTCAGTTCGTCCCTCTCCATAGACCACATCCTGGGCTGATATGAACGTATAATCTTTCAGGTACAACGACTATGTCCGACCGGTCAGTCTTTTGATGGCATTCGATCATCTCTATTAAGGTCAAAAAAGCACAAAAAGGACTAACTGCAAACTTTATACAGTACAAGGAGCTCTTCTGGCCTCCTTACGAGTCTACCCACGTAAGTTTCCAACTAGATCTTTTATATCTCATGTCACAAAAAGGACCGAAGAGACCTGACAATCCCTTTTTGCACTTCATGCACCATTTTAGCAACCTCCTAAAACTCATGCCGCCATCAAAGACGAACTCGCCCGTATGAAGGCCGAGAGAATAGCAAAGAAGACTGCTCAGCTCAGCCAGACGGAAGGTGTAGAGACGGTGCAAGGTGCGCTTGCGGCTGAGAAACAGAcgcaaggagaagaaggatcagGAGAGACCAAGTGGAATAAGTTTGGTACAGCTGGACATGGGAGATTAGTATGAGGTGATCTACTCCTATGGTTCTATTATTTCAGTCTTCCATTTTGATTACCTCAGCATTGGCATATATATCTTTTCAACATTACTTGTCACCTCTCATTTCATGGATTTTTTGGCTCTGTACTAGATCATTGTATACCGCACAAATTTACGACCGATTTGCACGTGAACCACTACCAACAGCAGTTCCTGCACTAACATAATCAGAAATAAAATAGAAATATCATGCACAAACTAAAGCAACCTATAAAGCGAACCGTCTGCCCAACCTGGATGAGTCCACTAAAGCCGCCTCCTCGAACAACATCACCCTCCCTCCACACAATCGCTTCGGCCGCCGACCTTTTCGACGACTTTTCCACGACGATGGACACATGAGGGTAAAATAgataaggaaaaaggatTACAAAGGGGGTtaaaaggggaagggtgATCTGGGGATTTTTGGCGTGAGATAAGGGAGTAGTGACTTAGATGAGGTCGGCAACGTTAAGAGGCATTTCCTCAACCTGGGTGTTGCTGTGGAAATGTGTTAGCGATGGCAAAACTGTGGTCGCATCAAACGAATCTTACTAGTAAgtctcaatctcctcaagCATGTTCTTGTCCTCGTTAGAAACGAAGTTAATAGCAACACCCTTTCGGCCGAATCGACCACCTCGACCAATTCGGTGGATGTAGTTCTCCTTAGAAGAGGGGAGGTCGTACTGGGTTGAATTGTCAACAATGTATTCAACTCCAACTTTGACTACAAATGTATACTCACGTTGATGACCAAAGAAACCTGCTGGACATCGATACCACGGGCCAAAAGGTCGGTGGTGATAAGAACTCGGGAAGAACCGGATCGGAACTCCTTCATGATGACCTCTCGCTCCTCCTGCTTCATGTCACCGTGCATGGCAGACACGGTGAACTGACGGTCGTGGAGCTGCTGAGTAAGCCAGTCGACCTTTCGTCGGGTagagcagaagatgacggCCTGGGTGATGGTGACGGTCTCGTATAAGTCGCAAAGGGTCTCGAGCTTccactcctccttctcgacGTTAATGTCTATTGAAATGTCAGCGATGTACATGTCTACGCCTGATAGTACAATGCAACTTACAGAACTGTCGGATACCTTCAAGGGTAagctcatccttcttaACGAGAATCCTGATGGGGTCCCTCATGAACTTCTTAGTGACGTCAAGGACCTCAGGGGCCATGGTGGCGGAAAGGAGGACGACTTGGGTCTCTCCGGggaggagttggaagaTCTCGTAGATGGACTCCTTGAAACCGGTGGAAAGCATCTCATCGGCCTCGTCAAGGCAGAACATCATGACGGCCTCGGTCTTAAGAGCACCTCGGTTGATCATGTCAAAGACACGACCGGGGGTACCGACAACGATGTGAGGACCCTCGTTAAGCCTGGCAATGTCCTCTCGGACGGCGGTACCACCCACACACGCGTGGCAGTCGACGTTAAGGTAGTCACCGAGAGCGATAACGACCTTCTGAATCTGCTGAGCAAGCTCTCGGGTGGGAGCAAGGACAAGGGCCTGAGTCTTCTTAACAGTGGTGTCGATCTATTAGATAAAAGGTGGTTTAGCAACTGAATCTTCACATCATATGCTTAAATAAGGCTTACTCTCTGGAGAATAGAGACGGAGAAGGTAGCGGTCTTACCGGTACCGGACTGAGCCTGGGCAATGCAGTCACGTCCAGTAACGATGGGCATGATAGCACGCTGCTGAATAGCAGAAGGTCGTTCGAAACCGTAAGCGTAGATACCACGGAGAAGCTCGCCCTTCAACTTCATGTCATCGAAGCTAGCTCATTCATCAGCAATCATTCATCTAAAGCACATATCACCTCTACTCACTTGTCAACAACCTCATTCCAGTTGGAGTTGATGAGGTCACCATCCATTTGAAGGCCTTGCTCGGCCGCACCCTTAGTGCTGCAGATGGCGTTAGCATGCGATCTCACATAATTCACACCTCAAAATATCCCGTCGCCACCGCCATatctttcttccaccatGCTTGCAATCCACGCGATGCTgttccatccttccttcccatctttACAACCCTCGCCACTAGCCCTCACCACCAGTCCCAATCCCTTCCGTCCTCGCTGCGCGCTACCAGTCCAACCTCCACCTGGCGTTGTGGGTGCATACTCACTCAGACatgtttgtttttgttgGTTTCTTCTGAGTGTTCTTTGTCTAGCGTGTGTTCGCTGACAAAGGTTGCTGTTTTGTAAGTGGTGTTTTCAGTAGTTTTATACCCtaaggtgatgaagaaccTGGTTTGAACGGCGCTCTCTCAAAATCATAGGGGGGACAATTCAATTTTTTCGGCGTTTTATATCCGACGAAAGAAACGCCGACGGTAGGCGTCGCATTGTTCTTTTGTTTTGCCGCCTTGTATCCGCCAGCCAAAACAGCTCCGTATGCAGTAGGGTGGGATAACAAGGCCTATGCCAGCAAAGCCCATACTCCCTATCAGGCAGGACGACAGCGATGACTCAAATGAGAGCTACTATGACGAGCAAGGAGAACTGCCTCTGAGGCATGCATACATTCACAGCCTCGCCAATCTCCTCCATGCCTGTCTCCTCCGCGGTGATATCGATCGCGCAAAGAGAGCCTGGGCTATACTGGTTAGTATAGTGTACGTATCCCTCGATATGTATGTGCTGATGCGTACATGGCAGATACGATGCCGCGAAGTCGATTGGCGTGCTAGATGGCAGTGGGGTCTGCTGTTTTTATCATCAGGAAGTTCAGATGTCGTACAAAATACCCAAGCATCTATGTATGCTTCACAAGCGGAGGATGATTATCGACAAGCAGAAAGGTGGATCAATACTTTACGTGTTGGTGCCCGAATGGAGGATGTAAGTTTACCCAAAGCATGCCGGACAGGGAGGCTCACAAAGGCTCTAGAAACCATCTCTCCTGCATGCTCTGACTTtgatcctcatcaagcatGCCCGCTACCGTCAAGCGCTAGAGGAGCTTGAAACGTGAGCTCATGTTGTCTCTCTACACTGGGAACGAAGGTGGCTGACGCTCCCGAAGGtaccttccttcctatcCTTACCTTCTCTCAGCGTCTCTCCACACGTATGCCGGCCTGCTCGCCTTTTACCTCGCCCAACCATCTTCTGCTATCCGGCAACCTACCCCAGCTGCTTCCCAATACGATAATCTCCTAGGGCGAGCGGACTGCGATTCAACTGCGACTTCGCAGAGGTCTTCCAGATCCCCCTCGCCTCTCCCTGATGGCTGGGAGCATGCTGATGGCAATCTGATGAGGCAGGCTCGGCAATGGTTTGCTAAAGCGATAGAAAtagatgaaaaggaagatgttgcGAGAGAGTTTTTACGGGTGGTACGTTCAATGACAAGCCATGATTTCCCCCGATTGATGTCCTTTTAGATAGATCAACCCAACCCGGGGGCCGAGGAAGACAAATCAGAATCAGACGAGGATATG of the Cryptococcus tetragattii IND107 chromosome 2, whole genome shotgun sequence genome contains:
- a CDS encoding ATP-dependent RNA helicase eIF4A — translated: MSDTKGAAEQGLQMDGDLINSNWNEVVDNFDDMKLKGELLRGIYAYGFERPSAIQQRAIMPIVTGRDCIAQAQSGTGKTATFSVSILQRIDTTVKKTQALVLAPTRELAQQIQKVVIALGDYLNVDCHACVGGTAVREDIARLNEGPHIVVGTPGRVFDMINRGALKTEAVMMFCLDEADEMLSTGFKESIYEIFQLLPGETQVVLLSATMAPEVLDVTKKFMRDPIRILVKKDELTLEGIRQFYINVEKEEWKLETLCDLYETVTITQAVIFCSTRRKVDWLTQQLHDRQFTVSAMHGDMKQEEREVIMKEFRSGSSRVLITTDLLARGIDVQQVSLVINYDLPSSKENYIHRIGRGGRFGRKGVAINFVSNEDKNMLEEIETYYNTQVEEMPLNVADLI